A stretch of DNA from Planctomycetota bacterium:
GGTGCTGTCGCACGCGCACATTGACCACAGCGGCAACCTGCCGACGCTGACGAAGCATGGCTACCGCGGGCGAGTGTATGCGACCCCCGCCACGGTGGACCTCTGCGATATCATGCTGCGCGACTCGGCCTACCTGCAACTGCGCGACGTGGAGTTCGTGAACAAGCGGCGCGTGCGCGACGGGAAGAACCCCTTCGAGCCGCTCTACACGCCTGAGGACGTGGACCGCCTCATGGGCCAGTTCGAGCCGGCCGGCTACGGCCGCAGCCAACAGGTGGCCGAGGGGGTCACGATCACCTTCCACGACGCGGGGCACATCCTCGGCGCGGCCCTCACCGAGATCCAGGTCCAGGAGAACGGCGCGGCCCGCCGTATCCTCTTCACGGGCGACCTGGGGCGGCCGGCCATGCCCATCCTGCGCGACCCGGTGATCGTCGAGGGCGCCGACACGCTCATCACCGAGAGCACCTACGGCAATCGCGTGCACCCGCCGATGAGCGACGTGGAGGCCAAACTCGCCGGCCTGATCAACGACGTGTGCGAGCGGAAGTCGAAGCTCATCATCCCCGCCTTCAGCGTGGGGCGCACCCAGCAGCTTCTCTACTTCCTCGACCGGCTTCACGCGAGCCGCGCGATCTGCGCGCTGCCCGTGTTCGTGGACAGCCCGCTCTCGACCCGGGCGACCGCGGTGCACGAGCGCCACCCCGAGTGCTTCGATGCGGAGACGCTCGGGCGGCTCCAGCGCGGCGGCTCGCCG
This window harbors:
- a CDS encoding MBL fold metallo-hydrolase, whose protein sequence is MDIRFLGAAQTTTGSMHLLSANGRRVLLDCGLYQGKRKEAFERNRHLPFEPREIDAVVLSHAHIDHSGNLPTLTKHGYRGRVYATPATVDLCDIMLRDSAYLQLRDVEFVNKRRVRDGKNPFEPLYTPEDVDRLMGQFEPAGYGRSQQVAEGVTITFHDAGHILGAALTEIQVQENGAARRILFTGDLGRPAMPILRDPVIVEGADTLITESTYGNRVHPPMSDVEAKLAGLINDVCERKSKLIIPAFSVGRTQQLLYFLDRLHASRAICALPVFVDSPLSTRATAVHERHPECFDAETLGRLQRGGSPFSFPAVHFITEVEDSKALNGRPGPMVIISASGMCEGGRILHHLRNYIGDPSHIVLFVGFQAESTLGRYLIEGHPTVRIFGEEHRVRARIAKINALSAHADRTEILAYVAAARARLQRAFVVHGEMANAEGLASGLREMGIPEVTIPEPGQQATL